One window from the genome of Bacteroidota bacterium encodes:
- the lepB gene encoding signal peptidase I: MNVKKELKSLLQAFVAALFIISFFFQNTRIPTPSMESTILVGDFVVVNKFIYGINSPKFIPYTEIKIPHFRWDIFTDPDRGDIVVFDFPGEKGEFRPNPENIQYVKRCIGLPGDTLVVRSKVVFVNGKPAPLPPYIQYGASQNDPRIAAYMFPGYENWNPDNFGPFVVPKKGAKVKLTPQSAIGWQHFINREFGEEVVKITNGQVFIKDKAVDEYEFQEDYYFMMGDNRDDSSDSRFWGPVARNMIVGKAVFVLFSWDNKIPFSDLFRLLGSIRGDRILKILN; the protein is encoded by the coding sequence TTGAATGTAAAAAAAGAGCTGAAGTCATTGCTTCAAGCTTTTGTTGCAGCACTCTTTATTATATCATTTTTCTTTCAGAACACCCGAATTCCCACTCCATCGATGGAGAGCACAATTTTAGTGGGTGATTTTGTTGTTGTCAACAAATTCATCTACGGAATCAATTCACCGAAATTCATTCCTTACACAGAGATTAAAATACCTCACTTCCGCTGGGATATCTTTACAGACCCTGACAGAGGTGACATTGTTGTCTTCGATTTCCCCGGCGAAAAAGGGGAATTCAGACCGAATCCTGAGAATATTCAGTATGTAAAAAGATGCATCGGCTTGCCCGGGGACACACTTGTCGTTCGTAGCAAGGTAGTATTTGTAAACGGTAAACCGGCACCACTTCCACCATACATTCAGTACGGGGCTTCTCAGAACGATCCAAGAATTGCTGCATACATGTTCCCGGGTTACGAGAACTGGAACCCTGACAATTTTGGTCCTTTTGTTGTGCCTAAAAAAGGCGCCAAGGTAAAACTTACGCCTCAGTCCGCAATCGGATGGCAGCACTTCATCAACAGGGAATTTGGTGAGGAAGTGGTAAAGATAACCAACGGTCAGGTGTTTATAAAAGACAAGGCAGTTGATGAGTACGAGTTCCAGGAAGACTACTATTTCATGATGGGTGATAACAGGGATGACTCTTCTGACTCAAGATTTTGGGGTCCCGTTGCACGCAATATGATCGTTGGCAAGGCGGTTTTTGTCCTGTTCTCCTGGGATAACAAGATCCCGTTCAGCGATCTTTTCCGTTTGCTGGGATCAATAAGAGGAGACAGGATTCTAAAAATACTCAACTAA
- a CDS encoding enoyl-CoA hydratase/isomerase family protein, producing MNYNFLLFSLENNIATITINRPDKLNALNGDLLTELENLIDLVKENIEVKVVIITGAGEKSFVAGADISELAKLSVSEARKFALKGQRIFSKIETLGKPVIAAVNGFALGGGCELALACHIRFASANAFFGQPEVNLGTIPGYGGTQRLARLVNTGRALEMILGGDRVSASEAFEMGLANKVYEKEELLYKTMEFAQKLVQKPGHALNYALGAVLATNELNLDAGLDFEASLFALSAGTGDFKEGTSAFLEKRKPEFKGN from the coding sequence ATGAATTACAATTTTCTTCTGTTTTCTCTCGAAAACAATATCGCCACAATTACAATTAACAGGCCGGACAAACTAAACGCCCTCAACGGCGATTTGTTGACCGAATTGGAAAATCTCATCGATCTTGTAAAAGAAAACATTGAGGTCAAAGTGGTTATTATTACGGGTGCCGGTGAGAAGTCATTTGTCGCAGGTGCTGATATTTCCGAGCTGGCAAAACTCTCTGTTTCAGAGGCAAGAAAATTTGCTCTCAAGGGTCAGAGAATTTTTTCCAAAATTGAGACTCTCGGAAAACCCGTTATTGCAGCAGTAAATGGTTTTGCATTGGGTGGCGGCTGTGAACTTGCCCTTGCATGCCATATTCGCTTCGCCTCTGCTAATGCCTTTTTTGGTCAGCCGGAAGTGAACCTTGGCACTATTCCGGGATACGGCGGTACTCAACGGCTCGCCAGACTCGTGAACACCGGAAGAGCTCTTGAAATGATTCTCGGCGGCGACAGAGTCTCAGCTTCCGAAGCCTTTGAAATGGGGCTTGCGAATAAAGTATATGAAAAAGAAGAACTCCTCTACAAGACGATGGAATTCGCCCAAAAACTCGTTCAAAAGCCCGGTCATGCTCTGAATTACGCACTTGGTGCGGTTCTCGCCACTAACGAGCTAAATCTTGATGCCGGACTCGATTTTGAAGCATCCCTATTCGCCTTGAGTGCGGGAACGGGTGACTTTAAGGAAGGGACTTCTGCTTTTCTTGAAAAAAGGAAGCCAGAATTTAAGGGGAATTAA
- the gatB gene encoding Asp-tRNA(Asn)/Glu-tRNA(Gln) amidotransferase subunit GatB — translation MTFHSLLEKYEPVIGLEVHAQLKTKTKIFCGCSAVFSENPNSNLCPVCLGHPGTLPVLNRQAVEFAIRLGIALDAEVNRHSIFARKNYFYPDLPKGYQISQFSLPVVGRGVVKIESEDGTIKEIGVTRAHLEEDAGKSIHDRGESTLVDVNRCGVPLIEIVSEPDLRSGAEAAAYLKKLRQTLLFLGICDGNMEEGSLRCDANISVRLRGEQKLGTKTEVKNMNSFRNVERAINFEIERQIDILEDGGKIVQQTLLWNADRGIVTPMRSKEDSHDYRYFPDPDLMPLEIDDDWFERVKTSLPELPDAKRIRYETVFNLPPYDASILTQQPDYTHYFEECVKYTQNYKEISNWIMTEALKVANEEKILLTGFTIEPKRLAELVNLITSGVISGKIAKEVFAFMLQEPTDPLTIVEREGLMQISNTAELEQVVEKLLDENPAQVQEYLSGKEKVAGFFVGKIMRETKGKANPAVVNEILLKSLKNRA, via the coding sequence ATGACATTTCACTCCCTGCTTGAAAAATATGAACCTGTAATTGGATTGGAGGTTCATGCACAACTCAAAACAAAAACAAAGATATTTTGTGGCTGTTCAGCGGTTTTTTCAGAAAACCCGAACAGTAATCTCTGTCCGGTTTGTCTCGGACATCCCGGAACTCTGCCGGTATTAAACAGGCAGGCTGTCGAATTTGCCATCAGGCTCGGGATTGCACTCGATGCTGAAGTGAACCGCCATTCCATATTCGCCCGAAAAAATTACTTCTATCCTGATCTGCCAAAAGGATACCAGATTTCCCAGTTCTCGCTTCCTGTTGTCGGCAGGGGTGTTGTGAAAATCGAGTCGGAAGATGGCACAATAAAGGAGATTGGTGTAACAAGAGCTCATCTTGAGGAAGATGCGGGAAAATCAATCCACGACAGGGGAGAGAGCACTCTTGTAGATGTCAACAGGTGTGGAGTTCCTCTCATTGAAATTGTGAGTGAACCTGATCTGAGAAGTGGTGCCGAAGCCGCCGCATATCTTAAAAAGCTGCGACAGACACTTCTTTTCCTCGGCATTTGCGATGGCAATATGGAAGAGGGATCTTTGAGATGTGATGCCAACATTTCAGTAAGGTTGCGCGGTGAACAAAAACTGGGCACCAAAACAGAAGTAAAAAACATGAACTCGTTCCGGAATGTTGAAAGGGCAATCAATTTTGAGATTGAAAGACAGATAGACATTCTCGAGGATGGCGGAAAAATAGTGCAACAGACACTGCTATGGAATGCCGACAGAGGAATTGTAACCCCGATGAGATCGAAAGAGGATTCCCATGACTACAGATATTTCCCTGACCCGGATTTGATGCCGCTCGAAATAGACGATGACTGGTTTGAGAGGGTAAAAACATCACTGCCGGAGCTTCCTGATGCAAAGAGGATTCGCTATGAAACCGTTTTCAATCTTCCTCCATATGATGCCTCAATTCTGACTCAACAACCGGACTATACTCATTACTTTGAAGAATGTGTAAAATACACCCAAAATTACAAAGAGATTAGCAACTGGATAATGACTGAAGCTTTGAAGGTTGCCAATGAGGAAAAGATTTTACTTACCGGGTTCACCATAGAACCAAAACGACTGGCAGAACTCGTGAATCTCATCACTTCGGGGGTCATATCAGGTAAGATTGCCAAGGAAGTATTCGCCTTCATGCTGCAGGAACCGACGGATCCTCTGACAATTGTGGAGAGAGAGGGTTTGATGCAGATATCGAATACCGCTGAGCTTGAGCAGGTGGTTGAAAAACTCCTCGACGAAAATCCGGCACAGGTACAGGAGTATTTAAGCGGTAAGGAAAAAGTAGCAGGTTTCTTTGTGGGTAAAATCATGAGGGAAACCAAGGGTAAGGCAAATCCTGCCGTCGTCAACGAAATATTGCTTAAAAGTCTGAAAAACCGGGCTTGA
- the truA gene encoding tRNA pseudouridine(38-40) synthase TruA → MNNYKLIIQYDGSNFNGWQIQAKGKTVQGEIKRALEVLLKHEVVLTGAGRTDTGVHALGQVANFKSEQTLDFYRFKHSLNSMLPFTIRIKSMEEVPESFNSRFDALSRSYIYFISNSPSPFNYRFVFNYHYPLDLSLLNNLSRPLTGTHDFSSFTKYAKDRENFDCNIKTLKWTQIKDNVVVFIEADRFLHGMVRAITGTVLRLAKVGGTENDMNDILNSKNREKAYGSVPAKGLFLYKIKYQV, encoded by the coding sequence ATGAATAACTACAAACTTATTATCCAATACGACGGATCAAACTTTAACGGCTGGCAGATTCAAGCCAAGGGTAAAACTGTACAAGGCGAAATCAAAAGAGCTCTTGAAGTCCTTCTTAAACATGAAGTGGTGCTAACAGGCGCCGGCAGAACAGACACGGGTGTGCATGCCCTCGGTCAGGTTGCCAATTTTAAGAGTGAACAAACTCTCGATTTTTATCGATTCAAGCACTCGCTTAATTCGATGCTCCCCTTCACAATAAGAATTAAAAGCATGGAAGAAGTCCCTGAATCTTTCAATTCAAGATTCGATGCTCTGTCAAGATCGTATATCTATTTTATCTCGAACTCCCCTTCCCCATTTAACTACAGATTTGTTTTCAATTACCATTATCCTTTGGATTTGTCACTTTTAAACAATTTATCCCGTCCGTTGACCGGTACGCATGATTTCTCCTCTTTCACTAAATACGCCAAAGACCGTGAAAATTTCGATTGCAACATAAAGACACTAAAATGGACACAGATAAAGGATAATGTAGTTGTCTTCATAGAAGCTGACAGATTTTTGCACGGTATGGTAAGGGCTATAACAGGTACGGTGTTGAGACTGGCAAAAGTAGGCGGAACCGAAAATGACATGAATGACATCCTCAATTCCAAAAACAGGGAAAAAGCGTACGGCTCGGTGCCTGCAAAAGGGCTGTTTCTATACAAAATTAAATATCAGGTATAA
- a CDS encoding choice-of-anchor A family protein, with protein sequence MRSNKITLYNFLFVFLMFSPTLFAGSKVLDYNVTLNGVTWDVTNNRTTFTYLVVGDGSGKDLSHWVIALCNNHTGVTGSPSPTAIGTDPTTQLYGFKWDCGQKIGQSKVYTLVVPGIWDTAQVQIAAKAGQNIDYGTVTGPACTAYNPKASVGDRVWLDTDKDGIQDAGESGVSGVTVKLYDCNNNLIATTTTNSSGNYLFSNLIPGDYYVKFEPSSSYVFTDQNEGSDDSKDSDVSEATGKTGCTTLSPNENDLSWDAGLTTVPLPEGKIGNRVWNDLNFNGVQNDGEPGLANVTVKLYTCDGTLLSTKVTNSNGNYLFETLPTGSYYLEFIKPNGFVFTTKDAGSDDEKDSDANPADGKTACFNLLTGNEDETRDAGLYDPLTMKGSLGNLFWKDINANGLQDNNEPGISGATVKLLNCSLNQVATTTTNSSGIYSFTNLTPGDYVVEFTLPSGYVFSPSNRGSDDNKDSDVDPNTGRTVCITLAPGQTDLTWDAGAYVPVTCATDWSGTLGPDSAICLYTPQWITITGSVNLLPPNTRAQLQLSWRVVKPSNVNNCPPGFDPCTQDHYSQKWIYGDTTFTMQAWWPGISPTDTLVEIHYGMNILDCDGNPIKNGIGRDLYWYPWVCPPPNSPDADLSLIKSVSNPTPQNGETIQYTIVLNNAGPGTATGIKVSDVLPAGIVYVSSSPTVGSFDSNTNLWTVASLAANASATLVINARVNINLMNSLSFDLGVAKNYNLFVLNDYTAPSSDTEGKVAVGNDCRIGNYSIGDKLQNSNGTEDVLVVGHNLYFTSGRVYNGNVVYGNYAEVTPYLATITEGTLRKDSVIDFPAASAYLLNLSSQFAAYGTNGSAGLQYGKLSLVGSNPSLNVFKIWADTLSMANDFEISVPNGASALVNIFGSYANWKGGLNVYGTPYSNVLYNFVEADSITISNIDVRGSILAPRSDVNFISGVQNGQMVAKNAKGKGQYNLVLFRGNIPVDTTVVNTAEVVAVVQNDPDSHPNNHNKNEDDMSSASIVINREVNNTTGSSYNWQQVSTVGFNQIILTMVTDQNGNLLAGTFGGGIYRSTNGGAEWTLINSNMLSVYVWSLISVPGGKIYAGTESGIYASTDNGNTWSVAGLSNRDVRALLLGNGGTIYAGVWGSGIYYTDDFGSSWTEFSTGLTDLAVHALAKNSNGDIYAGTMGGGVHKLSLGSGAWIHLNSNPVSRFIWSLTVDGNGVVYAGTYGDGVIRSEDAGASWQRISSGMTASHIYAIGHDAMNNIFASAWGSGVYMLPVVVFRGLPDFWMDFGLSGKNISSIAVNSSTNQVVAGTDAGDIYKTDIILSAKENSTVPTEFKLFQNYPNPFNPATVIEFTLPSVQDVKLVVYNILGQQIQVLNNGQLKPGYHKFTFDGKGLASGVYFYRLVAGQFNEVKKMILQK encoded by the coding sequence ATGAGGTCTAACAAGATCACTCTATACAATTTTCTTTTTGTCTTTTTGATGTTCTCCCCGACATTGTTTGCCGGCAGTAAAGTGCTGGATTACAATGTGACGCTTAACGGCGTAACCTGGGATGTCACCAATAACAGGACAACTTTTACCTATCTCGTGGTAGGGGATGGTTCCGGAAAAGACCTCTCTCACTGGGTGATAGCGCTTTGTAACAACCATACCGGGGTAACGGGTTCACCAAGCCCGACTGCCATCGGTACCGACCCGACCACACAATTATACGGATTTAAGTGGGACTGTGGACAGAAAATTGGTCAGTCGAAGGTTTATACACTTGTCGTGCCGGGAATCTGGGATACAGCCCAGGTGCAGATAGCCGCCAAAGCCGGTCAAAATATTGATTACGGTACTGTAACCGGGCCTGCATGTACTGCTTACAACCCCAAGGCTTCGGTAGGAGACAGGGTTTGGCTTGATACCGACAAGGATGGCATTCAGGATGCCGGAGAGAGTGGCGTGTCGGGTGTTACGGTTAAACTTTACGATTGCAACAACAACCTGATCGCAACCACAACCACAAATTCAAGTGGCAATTACCTTTTCAGCAATCTCATCCCCGGAGATTATTATGTAAAATTTGAACCATCTTCAAGTTATGTTTTCACAGATCAGAATGAAGGTTCAGACGATTCAAAAGATTCAGATGTCAGTGAAGCCACCGGAAAAACTGGCTGTACTACACTCTCACCCAACGAAAATGATCTTTCGTGGGATGCGGGTCTTACCACCGTACCGCTTCCTGAGGGAAAAATTGGCAATAGGGTATGGAATGACCTGAATTTCAATGGTGTCCAAAATGATGGTGAACCAGGTCTCGCAAATGTTACCGTTAAGTTATACACTTGTGATGGTACTCTACTGAGTACCAAAGTAACCAATTCCAATGGAAATTATCTTTTTGAGACACTTCCGACCGGATCATACTACCTTGAATTTATAAAACCAAACGGTTTTGTTTTTACAACAAAAGATGCCGGATCTGACGATGAAAAAGATTCAGACGCCAATCCAGCAGACGGAAAAACCGCTTGTTTCAACCTCCTGACAGGAAATGAAGATGAAACCCGTGACGCCGGTCTTTATGACCCTCTAACTATGAAGGGTTCTCTTGGAAATCTTTTCTGGAAAGATATCAATGCAAACGGTCTTCAGGATAACAACGAACCGGGCATAAGTGGTGCTACTGTGAAGTTGCTCAATTGCAGCCTTAATCAGGTGGCTACCACAACAACAAACAGCAGCGGAATTTACTCTTTTACCAATCTCACACCCGGTGATTATGTTGTAGAATTTACACTTCCATCAGGATATGTTTTTTCTCCATCAAACCGTGGTTCAGACGATAACAAAGATTCTGATGTCGATCCAAATACAGGCAGAACTGTCTGTATCACTCTAGCCCCCGGTCAAACCGACCTCACATGGGATGCCGGAGCTTATGTGCCTGTAACCTGTGCCACTGACTGGTCAGGCACTCTTGGACCCGACTCTGCAATCTGTCTTTACACTCCCCAGTGGATTACAATAACCGGATCAGTCAATTTGTTGCCACCGAATACCCGTGCGCAGCTTCAACTCTCCTGGAGAGTTGTGAAACCTTCGAATGTGAACAACTGCCCTCCGGGATTCGACCCTTGCACACAGGACCATTATTCACAGAAATGGATTTACGGTGACACCACATTCACAATGCAAGCCTGGTGGCCCGGAATTTCACCAACCGATACCCTGGTTGAGATTCACTATGGAATGAATATCCTCGACTGCGATGGTAACCCGATTAAGAACGGTATTGGCAGAGACCTCTACTGGTATCCCTGGGTATGTCCACCACCGAATTCTCCGGATGCCGATCTGAGCCTGATTAAATCGGTTTCAAATCCAACTCCGCAAAACGGTGAAACTATCCAGTACACTATAGTTTTGAACAACGCAGGTCCCGGAACCGCAACCGGAATCAAAGTTAGCGATGTTCTTCCCGCAGGTATTGTGTATGTCAGCTCCAGCCCGACAGTTGGAAGTTTTGATTCCAATACCAATCTGTGGACAGTTGCATCACTCGCTGCAAATGCAAGTGCAACACTTGTTATTAATGCACGGGTGAATATCAATCTGATGAACTCACTCTCATTCGACCTTGGAGTGGCAAAAAATTACAACCTTTTTGTACTGAACGACTATACTGCTCCTTCCTCTGATACAGAGGGCAAGGTAGCTGTTGGAAATGACTGCAGAATAGGTAACTACAGCATCGGTGATAAACTTCAGAATTCAAACGGTACCGAAGATGTGCTTGTGGTTGGTCATAACCTCTACTTCACATCAGGCAGAGTTTACAACGGTAATGTGGTGTATGGAAACTATGCCGAAGTAACTCCCTACCTTGCCACAATCACTGAAGGTACGCTCAGAAAAGATTCAGTTATCGATTTCCCTGCCGCATCAGCTTATCTGTTGAACCTTAGCAGTCAGTTTGCAGCCTATGGAACAAACGGTTCTGCCGGACTGCAGTATGGTAAACTCTCATTGGTCGGATCAAATCCGTCATTGAATGTTTTTAAGATCTGGGCTGACACACTTTCGATGGCAAACGATTTCGAGATCAGCGTTCCCAATGGAGCTTCTGCCCTCGTGAACATTTTTGGATCGTATGCCAACTGGAAAGGCGGACTGAATGTTTATGGAACTCCGTATTCGAATGTTCTTTACAACTTTGTTGAAGCCGATTCCATAACTATCTCCAATATCGATGTCAGAGGCTCTATTCTTGCTCCAAGAAGTGATGTGAACTTCATCTCCGGTGTACAAAACGGTCAGATGGTTGCAAAGAATGCAAAAGGAAAAGGTCAGTACAACCTCGTACTCTTCAGAGGCAATATCCCCGTTGACACAACTGTTGTGAATACCGCAGAAGTGGTTGCTGTTGTTCAGAATGACCCTGACTCACATCCGAACAACCATAACAAAAATGAAGATGACATGAGCTCTGCTTCCATCGTTATCAACAGAGAAGTAAACAACACTACGGGTTCTTCTTACAATTGGCAACAGGTATCAACTGTAGGATTCAACCAGATTATTCTTACTATGGTTACAGACCAAAACGGCAACCTGCTCGCAGGAACCTTTGGTGGTGGAATCTACAGATCGACAAACGGCGGTGCAGAGTGGACTTTGATAAATTCAAATATGCTCTCTGTCTATGTCTGGTCATTGATCTCGGTTCCGGGTGGAAAAATCTACGCCGGTACTGAGTCAGGAATCTATGCTTCAACTGATAATGGTAATACATGGTCTGTGGCAGGTTTGAGTAACCGTGATGTAAGAGCCCTGCTGCTTGGAAACGGCGGAACAATATACGCCGGTGTCTGGGGAAGTGGTATCTATTATACCGATGACTTCGGATCAAGCTGGACAGAATTCAGCACCGGTCTTACCGATCTCGCTGTTCATGCACTTGCTAAAAACAGCAACGGTGACATCTATGCAGGTACAATGGGCGGCGGAGTTCACAAACTCTCCCTCGGAAGTGGCGCATGGATCCATCTGAATTCGAACCCTGTAAGCAGATTCATCTGGTCACTCACCGTTGACGGTAACGGTGTTGTTTATGCCGGAACCTATGGCGACGGTGTAATCAGAAGTGAAGATGCCGGTGCTTCATGGCAGAGAATTTCCTCAGGAATGACCGCTTCGCATATCTATGCAATTGGTCACGATGCAATGAACAATATCTTTGCAAGTGCCTGGGGCTCGGGTGTTTATATGCTTCCTGTGGTTGTCTTCAGAGGACTACCCGATTTCTGGATGGATTTTGGTCTGTCAGGGAAGAATATCTCCTCGATAGCTGTCAATTCTTCAACCAACCAGGTGGTTGCAGGTACTGATGCCGGTGATATATATAAAACAGACATTATCCTGTCCGCCAAGGAAAATTCAACAGTTCCGACAGAATTCAAGCTGTTCCAGAATTATCCGAATCCGTTCAACCCTGCCACTGTGATTGAGTTTACTCTTCCATCAGTTCAGGATGTTAAACTGGTTGTGTATAATATCCTTGGCCAGCAGATTCAGGTTCTGAATAATGGACAACTGAAACCCGGATATCATAAATTTACTTTCGATGGCAAGGGCCTTGCGAGCGGTGTATATTTCTACAGACTCGTAGCCGGTCAGTTCAATGAAGTGAAGAAAATGATTCTCCAGAAATAA
- a CDS encoding insulinase family protein, translating into MININYEKYFMDNGLEVILSRDNQNPIVSINLLYKTGSANEGNRKSGLAHLFEHMMFQGSVNVPKGKHFHYIQETGGNLNANTTFDRTVYFDKLPSTHLELGLWLESDRMGWFLPALVQETLSNQIDVVKNERLERYDNAPYGLGFEKLLKLVYPEGHPYRRPVIGYMNDILSIDLDDVREFFNTFYSPSNATLVVGGDIEIDHAKELINKYFCEIKGTVPPPAPGKVEEFSLRETVKEVFVDKVYLPKLMFAWPSTTAFTREDIALALTGDFLTSSKNSRLHKKFVFTDESLQNIEFSNYTGKYHGMNLLTALVKPGIDPEEMEKEIIDELHKALNSEISAEEMQRIKYNYKVQAIYNMQSVNAIASRMNEYNFYTGNPNEMENILNTIESIDADELKAVALKYTTENYARLLIVPGGGK; encoded by the coding sequence ATGATTAACATTAATTATGAGAAATATTTCATGGACAATGGTCTTGAAGTAATTCTTTCAAGGGACAATCAAAATCCGATTGTTTCGATCAACCTGCTTTACAAAACCGGCAGTGCAAATGAAGGAAACCGTAAATCGGGACTTGCGCATCTCTTCGAGCACATGATGTTTCAGGGGTCTGTAAATGTTCCGAAAGGGAAACATTTTCACTATATTCAGGAGACCGGCGGTAACCTGAATGCCAACACAACATTCGACAGGACAGTATATTTCGACAAACTACCATCCACACACCTCGAACTCGGTTTGTGGCTCGAATCAGACAGAATGGGCTGGTTCCTGCCAGCACTTGTTCAGGAAACACTTTCAAATCAAATAGATGTAGTAAAAAACGAAAGACTGGAACGGTACGATAACGCACCCTACGGTCTTGGTTTCGAGAAGTTGTTGAAACTTGTGTATCCTGAAGGTCACCCTTATCGGAGACCCGTAATAGGATACATGAACGATATTTTATCGATTGATTTGGATGATGTAAGGGAATTTTTTAACACATTTTATTCTCCCTCCAATGCCACTCTTGTGGTTGGCGGAGATATCGAAATTGACCACGCAAAAGAACTCATAAACAAATATTTTTGTGAAATAAAAGGTACTGTCCCTCCACCTGCACCCGGAAAAGTGGAAGAATTTTCACTCCGGGAAACCGTAAAAGAAGTATTTGTCGACAAAGTTTACCTTCCAAAACTGATGTTTGCCTGGCCTTCAACAACTGCATTTACCCGCGAAGATATAGCTCTTGCTCTGACAGGCGATTTCCTGACTTCATCAAAAAACTCCCGTCTGCACAAAAAGTTTGTCTTTACAGATGAGTCTCTTCAAAACATCGAGTTTTCCAACTACACCGGGAAATATCACGGTATGAACCTTCTGACCGCCCTTGTGAAACCCGGAATTGATCCGGAAGAGATGGAGAAGGAGATAATTGATGAGTTGCACAAAGCGCTGAACAGCGAAATTTCAGCAGAAGAGATGCAAAGAATTAAATATAACTATAAAGTTCAAGCGATCTATAATATGCAGAGTGTGAATGCAATTGCTTCGCGAATGAACGAGTACAATTTTTACACAGGTAATCCAAATGAGATGGAGAATATCCTGAATACGATTGAATCCATCGATGCAGATGAATTGAAAGCTGTGGCACTAAAATATACAACTGAAAATTATGCCAGATTGTTGATTGTACCCGGAGGTGGAAAATGA
- a CDS encoding insulinase family protein, whose amino-acid sequence MIKTLDRSKAPAPAIKNDYVPPVFPEYFLENGSRVIFQRKEGLPITVVTFIVEAGSKYDPVGGEGLAQLTAALLDEGAGEWDSLQLNALLESRGLSLSIMAGSDNFEVSISGLSDDLDLMMKIVSEVVYDPHFKLEDFERERDKIRNAIQQAKNQPQAMAWRLFGKIVQGRPNAYTSQAATEESIEEMTLSDVTFFHAERIEPVKPVFTVVTDLEWSTVEDAIKRNFKGRMGVHNCEKVDTDYSLRDLRIYILDRKDAPQTEMLGGFPLDPLKLSVDDLAFTLVNNIFGGHFNSRLIKNLREEKGFTYGIHSFMYMMKYSGQYIISTSVDTQNTGAALIEILKEMNLIRKNITEEELEFVKNQSTRSDTFMFETYGMVSALQRSLVQRDLPLDYFSVSRKGYGKINIDQAITAANKYMLLENMQIVLVGDMEEIVKTIPKPLMRGVVEVNDKGMVVIRE is encoded by the coding sequence ATGATAAAAACATTGGACAGATCAAAGGCGCCTGCTCCTGCGATAAAAAATGACTATGTTCCACCTGTATTCCCGGAATATTTCCTCGAGAATGGCTCAAGGGTGATATTTCAGAGGAAAGAGGGTCTGCCGATAACCGTGGTGACTTTCATTGTGGAAGCCGGATCAAAGTATGATCCCGTTGGCGGAGAGGGGCTTGCACAACTTACTGCGGCACTTCTCGATGAAGGCGCCGGAGAGTGGGATTCTCTGCAGCTTAATGCACTTCTCGAAAGCAGGGGACTGTCACTCAGTATAATGGCAGGAAGTGACAATTTTGAGGTGAGCATCAGCGGACTCTCCGATGACCTCGATTTGATGATGAAAATAGTGTCCGAGGTGGTTTACGATCCACATTTCAAACTTGAGGATTTTGAACGGGAGAGAGACAAGATCAGAAATGCAATCCAGCAGGCTAAAAACCAGCCACAGGCGATGGCATGGAGACTGTTTGGTAAAATCGTGCAGGGGAGACCTAATGCTTATACTTCTCAGGCTGCAACCGAAGAATCGATTGAGGAAATGACGCTTTCGGATGTCACCTTTTTCCATGCAGAAAGAATTGAACCCGTTAAACCGGTATTTACAGTCGTCACAGACCTTGAATGGTCCACCGTGGAAGACGCAATAAAGAGAAACTTTAAAGGGAGAATGGGAGTACACAATTGCGAAAAGGTTGACACAGACTACTCACTTCGTGATCTCAGGATCTACATTTTAGACAGAAAAGATGCTCCACAAACAGAAATGCTTGGTGGTTTTCCTTTGGATCCACTGAAGCTTTCAGTTGATGATCTGGCATTCACTCTGGTAAACAATATTTTCGGGGGACACTTCAACAGCAGACTCATTAAGAACCTGCGTGAAGAGAAGGGATTCACCTACGGGATTCACTCATTTATGTACATGATGAAATATTCGGGTCAGTATATCATAAGTACTTCAGTGGATACACAAAATACCGGAGCGGCACTTATTGAAATCCTGAAAGAAATGAATCTGATCAGAAAGAATATAACCGAAGAAGAGCTCGAGTTTGTTAAAAACCAGTCGACCCGGAGTGATACATTCATGTTTGAGACCTACGGCATGGTCTCTGCGCTGCAAAGGTCTCTCGTACAACGGGATTTGCCTCTTGATTACTTCAGTGTCAGCAGAAAAGGCTATGGTAAAATAAACATCGATCAGGCAATTACTGCCGCCAACAAATATATGCTGCTCGAAAACATGCAGATTGTGCTTGTCGGTGACATGGAGGAAATTGTAAAGACCATCCCCAAACCGTTAATGCGGGGAGTGGTAGAAGTTAATGACAAAGGTATGGTAGTAATCAGGGAGTAG